Proteins encoded in a region of the uncultured Paludibaculum sp. genome:
- a CDS encoding ATP-binding protein: MSLRLRLLLLMIGMVAALSLLMLGIQLNSLISVWLAHTAERAASTAQFVKSYVMERAQERAGNVQPPPADLSSQIRLWRAAIAEDSELPDLLSATLTQTRSIVEISVSGERGRVLASSNPDRKGKLIGGMLPLRSLVELNAVDRFLQVLRGQMDYENRVDLGVPGQKEPVFTIQVLVSSALLRDAIVPEVFHTAYASLPLFVFSILIAWVAAQLALRPLAGISQTIDQITRGESMSDHHPHISSTRELAAVQEKLRFLGEQFRGAQMGATQLRGSVERLLERLEEAIFLFDASGRLIVCGEPVERLLNMKRADITRRKIEELFPGTTPVGAAIASAVVERHPLRDAQIGRFMLNLDFLPDGALLLRIRDAEGRQLVEKQLSLSTRLAAINRLTGGVAHEIKNPLNSIALRLELLRSRVLPEVPEANGEIEVIAQEITRLDRVVRTFLDFTRPLEMRTRECDLGGLAAESLELVRPQAEMCGIQVESSGLDTPIVVRVDDDLIKQVLMNLLSNAMEAMPEGGHLQVNLRNGGREAILDISDTGPGIPPEMREKIFQLYYTTKEKGTGIGLAMAFRAMQMHDGGIEVGGGEGRGSTFRLRFPIEDGASA, from the coding sequence ATGTCACTGCGCCTCCGATTGCTGCTGCTGATGATCGGCATGGTAGCCGCGTTGTCGCTGCTCATGCTGGGCATCCAGCTCAATTCGCTCATCTCCGTCTGGCTGGCCCATACGGCTGAGCGGGCGGCCTCCACGGCGCAGTTCGTCAAGAGCTATGTCATGGAGCGCGCCCAGGAGCGCGCCGGCAACGTCCAACCTCCTCCGGCCGACCTGAGCAGCCAGATTCGCCTTTGGCGTGCCGCCATTGCCGAGGACTCGGAACTGCCTGATCTGCTGAGCGCCACGCTCACCCAAACCCGCAGCATCGTCGAAATCTCGGTATCGGGCGAACGGGGCCGAGTCCTTGCGTCATCGAACCCGGACCGGAAAGGCAAGCTCATTGGGGGCATGCTGCCCTTGCGCTCCCTGGTCGAACTCAACGCGGTGGACCGCTTCCTGCAGGTGCTCCGCGGGCAAATGGACTACGAGAACCGTGTCGACCTGGGCGTCCCGGGCCAGAAGGAGCCTGTGTTCACTATCCAGGTTCTGGTTTCCAGCGCCCTGTTGCGCGACGCGATCGTGCCCGAGGTCTTCCACACCGCATACGCGTCACTGCCGCTATTCGTCTTCTCCATCCTCATCGCCTGGGTGGCCGCCCAACTGGCGCTGCGGCCGCTGGCGGGCATCAGCCAGACCATCGACCAGATCACCCGCGGCGAGTCGATGTCCGATCACCATCCGCACATCTCCAGCACCAGGGAATTGGCCGCGGTCCAGGAGAAGCTGCGCTTCCTGGGCGAGCAGTTCCGGGGTGCGCAGATGGGCGCGACGCAATTGCGCGGGAGCGTGGAGCGTCTGCTGGAGCGGTTGGAGGAAGCGATCTTTCTTTTCGACGCCAGCGGCCGTCTCATCGTCTGTGGTGAGCCAGTGGAGCGTCTTCTCAATATGAAGCGGGCGGACATCACCCGCCGCAAAATCGAGGAGCTCTTCCCGGGCACGACTCCCGTGGGCGCCGCAATCGCCTCGGCCGTGGTGGAACGCCATCCGCTGCGCGATGCGCAGATTGGCCGGTTTATGCTGAATCTCGATTTCCTGCCCGATGGCGCTCTGCTGTTGCGCATCCGTGATGCCGAAGGGCGGCAGCTGGTAGAGAAGCAGTTGAGCCTTTCCACCCGGCTGGCTGCCATCAACCGGCTCACCGGCGGTGTGGCGCACGAGATCAAGAATCCGCTGAACTCCATCGCACTGCGCCTGGAGCTGCTGCGTTCCCGTGTGTTGCCAGAGGTGCCTGAGGCCAACGGAGAAATCGAAGTCATCGCCCAGGAGATCACCAGGCTGGACCGTGTCGTCCGCACGTTCCTCGACTTTACCCGGCCCCTGGAGATGCGTACTCGAGAGTGCGATCTTGGCGGCCTGGCAGCGGAGTCCCTGGAACTCGTTCGGCCTCAGGCCGAGATGTGCGGGATCCAGGTGGAATCCAGCGGGCTGGACACGCCCATCGTTGTCCGCGTTGATGACGATCTGATTAAGCAGGTGCTGATGAACCTGCTCAGCAACGCCATGGAGGCGATGCCGGAAGGGGGCCATCTTCAGGTCAACTTGCGAAATGGCGGCCGGGAAGCGATACTCGACATCTCGGACACTGGACCAGGGATTCCCCCGGAGATGAGAGAGAAGATCTTTCAGCTCTATTACACGACCAAGGAAAAAGGGACAGGAATTGGGCTCGCGATGGCGTTCCGCGCCATGCAAATGCACGATGGAGGAATTGAAGTGGGCGGTGGAGAAGGCAGAGGTTCGACCTTCCGGCTACGTTTTCCGATCGAAGACGGAGCATCGGCGTGA
- a CDS encoding sigma-54 dependent transcriptional regulator: MDAPKDRVLVVDDESNQRNALATMIAGWGYETAAAANGAEALDKLREFEASAIVTDLMMPGMDGTELLRRLKDQGQAPPAIVLTAFGNLETAVALVHDLGAFWFLEKPLQPGALRLLLSRAVAQSRLADYNEALERRLSEQGVLGNLVGGSELMRRIFSLIRQVAPTRATVLITGESGTGKELAARAIHDLSPRRTAPFVAINCAALTETLIESELFGHEKGSFTGAVERRRGCFELADGGTLLLDEIGEMPAPTQAKLLRVLEERKVRRLGAAREIEIDVRLLAATNRDLQAEVKQNRFREDLFFRLNVFEVALPPLRERREDIPALCEVMIRDMNLRHECRVSGIDQTAMNLLQSQEWPGNARELRNVLERAVILAGDGVVQPCHFFGLNASTRVPVVSGDEVRLTVGTTIDEAERALIEATLKHTGNNRTRAAAILGISQKTLFNKLREYGAPGGAE; the protein is encoded by the coding sequence ATGGATGCTCCGAAAGATCGAGTGCTGGTTGTCGACGACGAGTCGAACCAACGCAACGCACTCGCGACCATGATTGCAGGCTGGGGCTACGAGACCGCGGCCGCCGCCAACGGAGCCGAGGCGCTTGACAAACTTCGCGAATTCGAAGCCAGCGCCATCGTCACCGACCTCATGATGCCCGGCATGGACGGCACGGAATTGTTGCGCCGCCTCAAGGATCAGGGCCAGGCGCCACCGGCTATCGTATTGACCGCATTCGGCAATCTCGAAACCGCCGTGGCGCTCGTGCATGACCTGGGCGCCTTCTGGTTCCTGGAAAAGCCGCTACAGCCCGGCGCGCTGAGGTTGCTCCTCTCCCGTGCCGTGGCCCAATCGCGCCTGGCCGACTATAACGAGGCCCTGGAACGCCGCCTGAGCGAACAGGGCGTGCTCGGCAACCTGGTGGGCGGCTCGGAACTGATGCGCCGGATCTTCTCCCTCATCCGGCAGGTGGCCCCGACGCGGGCCACCGTCCTCATCACGGGTGAAAGCGGAACCGGCAAGGAACTGGCCGCCCGCGCCATCCACGATCTCAGCCCGCGCCGCACCGCCCCGTTCGTCGCCATCAACTGCGCGGCTCTCACCGAAACGCTCATCGAAAGCGAACTCTTCGGCCACGAGAAGGGATCGTTCACCGGCGCGGTCGAGCGCAGGAGGGGCTGCTTCGAACTGGCCGACGGCGGCACCCTGCTGCTGGACGAGATCGGCGAAATGCCGGCCCCCACTCAGGCTAAACTGTTGCGAGTGCTGGAAGAACGAAAAGTACGCCGCCTGGGCGCCGCGCGCGAGATCGAAATCGACGTGCGCCTTCTGGCGGCCACCAATCGTGATCTGCAGGCCGAGGTCAAACAAAATCGATTCCGCGAAGACCTCTTCTTCCGTCTCAACGTCTTTGAAGTCGCCTTGCCGCCCTTGCGGGAGCGGCGCGAGGACATACCCGCCCTCTGCGAGGTGATGATCCGCGACATGAACCTGCGTCACGAGTGCCGTGTGAGCGGCATCGATCAAACCGCCATGAACCTGCTGCAGAGCCAGGAGTGGCCGGGCAACGCTCGTGAACTGCGGAACGTGCTGGAGCGCGCCGTCATCCTGGCTGGTGATGGCGTGGTCCAGCCCTGTCACTTCTTTGGACTCAACGCATCCACGCGCGTGCCCGTGGTGAGCGGCGACGAAGTCCGCCTGACGGTGGGCACCACTATCGATGAGGCCGAACGAGCCCTCATCGAGGCCACTCTGAAGCACACCGGAAACAACCGTACCCGCGCGGCGGCCATACTCGGCATCAGCCAGAAGACCCTGTTCAACAAACTCAGAGAGTACGGCGCGCCTGGCGGCGCCGAGTAG